From Homalodisca vitripennis isolate AUS2020 chromosome 1, UT_GWSS_2.1, whole genome shotgun sequence, the proteins below share one genomic window:
- the LOC124356254 gene encoding E3 ubiquitin-protein ligase MARCHF5-like: protein MNCHLPQELLVSIRFCYLCRATLPEDDEAWVRPCRCVGPTTWIHQSCGRQMVQRFETLYPTKRPRCRFCRTRYIIVPKKGPIVRVMEKIILKLKSIVDIELIAAYPIIEAIATTCGCLTLSYIYGYEEAKQLLMECNPVEAASTCALIGYGLWYISDITWEDWLLRALRRCSRVPFLKGVFPREFPDSLARSRKRMWSICSAIAGGALLPVYSRIIGTLMFSSVESPANQLLLGGTSFLAVKGILKMYYAQKTYVRQNSLSIENYR from the exons atgaactgTCACCTACCCCAAGAGCTGTTGGTGTCTATCAGGTTCTGCTACCTGTGCCGAGCGACGCTGCCGGAAGACGACGAAGCCTGGGTGAGACCTTGTCGATGTGTCGGACCGACAACTTGGATACACCAGAGTTGTGGTCGACAAATGGTTCAGCGGTTCGAGACACTCTACCCGACTAAGAGGCCGAGATGCAGGTTCTGCAGAACACGTTACATTATAGTACCGAAGAAAGGCCCAATAGTCCGTGTAATGGAGAagataattctaaaattaaagtcAATAGTTGACATAGAACTTATCGCTGCCTACCCTATAATAGAAGCAATCGCGACTACCTGTGGATGTCTAACTCTCTCTTACATTTATGGCTATGAAGAAGCCAAGCAACTTTTAATGGAATGTAATCCAGTAGAAGCAGCTTCAACGTGTGCACTTATTGGATATGGCTTGTGGTACATAAGTGACATCACATGGGAAGATTGGCTGTTACGTGCTTTAAGACG GTGTTCCAGGGTGCCATTCCTAAAAGGGGTTTTCCCCAGGGAGTTTCCTGACAGCCTTGCCAGGAGCAGGAAGAGGATGTGGTCGATATGCAGCGCTATCGCGGGAGGTGCTCTGCTACCGGTATACTCCAGGATCATCGGCACACTGATGTTTAGTTCTGTGGAGAGTCCGGCCAATCAGCTATTGTTAGGTGGAACTTCCTTTCTGGCCGTGAAGGGGATTCTGAAAATGTATTATGCACAGAAAACATATGTGCGACAAAATTCTTTATCAATTGAAAACTATAGATAA